TCTTACTTCTTTTTCAGGCTTTTTTGCTGAAAGAGATTGGTCTCCCGCTTTCAGTTTTGAATCCTCACAACCATGATTGCCCTTGATACGTGATTCTGAATGTTGGTTCTCATTTCTGAAATTTTCTTTCGTGGAGGATATTGGATCACTGACAGGCTGAGCGTACTTCTTATGCCCCTTGTTCTTTTCATATAATGTGCCATTCAAGTCAACTGAAACACAGAAACagtttgaaaatgaaaaaacataAAACTGGAAACATGTAAGAAAAAATCTGCTGTTTAAAAACTGGGTTCACCTGGAAAAGTTTCGATAATTGATAATGAATCTGAAAAAATGTACGTCTACAGCATTTGGACATAATAATCAGAAactaacaaaaatataaaaaagggTAACATGAAACAGAAAATGCAGGTGACATCCAACCTGAGAATCGACACTAAGGAAATCCCAAACTTCAATGGAGCAGGAAATTTTTGGAAGCTGGAGAAGGTTCTGCACAACAATGGAAAGTCAAAGAAATATCATCTCCCAGAGACTACACCATTTTCCTTGTTCACATATATTCTTGTGCAATCATTGACATTGGCCATTTGCAGTCCAGGGATAAAAAAGGAATTTCCCAGTACAGAAATATAACATCAATTACATGAAAAAGACGCTACTGGATTACAGTTCTATAGAAAAGATATAAATGGTTTTCAAGCTTCAATTTGGAAACAAAAACCAGTATAGATCATCCCAAGGTTTGTTAACAATATAATTATCAAAACCATCTTATAAGCATTAAAAAACTTTACCAAGACGTTCATCTTCTAAGCTCTTAAAATATCTTATATCAGATGTTACTCACTTCCTCTTAGAATTTATCACTGgtttcttttaaagcataacaAATTAAAGATCCTCTGGTTGCATACTGGATAAATCTTCATAGCTAACTATTAAAAACTATGCCAAGAAGTTCATATTCTAAGATCTCAAAACATCTTATCAGATGTTATTCACTTCCTCTTAGAATTTATCACcttctaatttattttaaagcatTATTAAAGATCCTCTGGTTGAATACTGGATAAATCTTCAATGGCTCTCTAAAACAAGGGCCAAAAAAATATGAACCAGATCAAACTAGACATCTGAAGGAGacacaaaatataaaatgtaaagTAACAATCTCAAGAATGAagagaatgagaaatatattgAGTGTAGTAGAAGTATGACCTTCAAATACCGGTCAAGTAATGTACAACGTTCTTGAATTACGAATACATCTAGACCAGTTGACAGGAAATGCTTCGGGGGCAAATGGAGATAATACTCTGGAAACTCTTTAAGGCGCCTATGTAACTCCTCAAAATGTTGGAATCTGTCAAGAAGATCAAATTGAATTATGTCATGTGCTTTACTGCATTACACAATTCTTCATGTATATAGGCCACTCCCTCCGTTCAGGATTCAATATTGCTGCTATTTTTCCTGTTCTCCCTTAGTAGATTTTCATCTAAAATATCTGAGGTGTGTAGTGTTCTACATAAATATTCTCCAATAATAATTCTGAAGGAGATATAGAAAGTCAAAACATTGACTTTCCCTCTCCCTCAAAACTTTACCATTTAAATGTGGATGATCAATCCAGAAATGGTATTATTCACCAATTCGAACAAATATTTATCATACAGCGGATATATCGGAGTCATATCTCATTTAGGTACCTTCTTTTGATAGTCCAACTGTTATTATTTACATTTGTCACTGATATGGAATACACAGTGAATGTTTTGGATCCACTCTTGACAATATTGGCACCCGATACCTGCAAAAAAATTGCCATTCACATCGACCACATCCTCAAACTCAAAACATGCAAGCAAGTTAAGGGTATGGTTCATTTATGATCCAAAAGGTGTACCTCACATCTTAGCTTGAAAAAAGAATCAGCAATAATTGAATTTGTCGCTGAATTCACGGCCAACTTATGATTTATAGGTAAAGAAGCATCGGGCAAAGATGGTGAAGTTGTTGCTTCACTAAAAGCTCTACCTGACAGCTCTGTCTCACTATCATCACTTGAATCTCCAGGCTTGTCAACTACATCAGTTGAGTTAAGTACATCCTGCCCATCTCCCAACAGGAAACTTGTTCTTTCACCCTCTTGCCACAAATGTCCATTATAACCACTTGGTCTAGATCTCTTCTTTGCAGATTTCTTTCGGTGCAAACTTTTAGTGATGAGGTGACCTTTTTTTCCCTTTATACTACTGTGACCGTCAAGAGTTTCAAGAGGATGATGAATGTGActgaaatttcttttattttttgcatcCCAGACTTTAATGGCAGGTGAGTCGAGACCTGTGACATTGCTGGTGTCTTCACCCTCAGAGTAACTGCTGCTCCAGGATTCAACTTCTTCAGAAGGCAGACTTCTATCTTCATATTCCCCTTCATGTAAGGAAGCTGAAGCTTGATTCTCTTTTGTCAACGTATCATTATCCCCAGGGTGTTTGTAATATCCAGAATTAAGAACACCTTTATCCAGAGAACCACCACCCATTGCTTCCAATTCATTTTTCTTCTGCTTTGGCAGCTCCACTGTGTTAGATAACACCCCCGACGAGTTCCTCTGCACAGGATCAGCCAGTTGATCCACATCTCCCTTTGTTCTGTAGTTCCTTCCCTTTTCCCAGATATTGTCTAAATGTTCAGGAGCCAAGGAGTCAATCTTTTTGCGTGAAAACGCATTAGGCGAACCACCCGACACTTCCCCAGATCTGGGTAGTTGGATATCTCTACCATCGCAGTTATGAATATCTGGCAAAGAATTCCAAGAACGGGTAGACCGTGTATCCATGGAAAGCAATGGATCCTTAGAGAGAAGTGTCCCACTCGTATTTTCCAAGTCAAGATCCCGATCGCCTTTTGTATTCTGATCTTTCAACTTTACCAGTTCAACACCGTTAACAGAAGGATCTGTCGACTCTGAAATATCTTCAGATGATACCTGTGTGGATCCATTAACTCTAGATTGTGATGCCATACGAGTTGCATTACCTATCATAGCAGTCTTGTTTGCAGAAATAATTAGAGATTCAATCCTCTCATTAATAAACCTGATACCAAATTTGGCAGTGTTAAAAACAAAAGGGGcacattttgaaaattatgataaatgTATACTCACCTAGGGTTAGCAAGATTTATGACTGGTCGTATTACAACACAAGCAAGGAGTTCCCTGGTAATATAGCGAAACAAGGAACACTTCAAATCCTCTGGTTTGAACGTAAACAAAATGAAGCCATTCATGACATGTTGAAGAACCTGCCAGAATAAAATATAGAAGAAAATGTTACCAGTAGAGGACAGGAAAGGCtgttttggaagaaaaaaaagTATAGCCAACAGAGTGCCTCAGTGGGGTGGATTGTGAGACAGAGCCAAAGGAGAGACAACCTTATGCTCAGCTTCAGCAGAAAACAAAGCAGGATGCAGTTTGTTATCTGCCGCGAGAACAGACTTCAGTTCAACGTCTCTCTCTTCAATTGTCAAAAATCTTGATTGCTGCACCTCAATCTTTGTCTTAGTTGCACGAAAAAGCTCCAGCTGACTGCATAGAAGATTGATAGTATCCCTGTGCCAAACCAAGCATCTTCCCTTGACATAAATTCAGAAGGTATggcaaaatataaaaatcaatgaaataaatatacaaGGATAAGAACCTTGTTAAAAGATCCAAGAGATTGACATTTCTCATGCGACTTGAAATTTCGGCTAGTACACCATTCATTACCAGCACAAGCTCTTCTGGACCTTGTCTATCCGTAGTTATGTGAGAATACCATAAATCTGTCACCCACTCTGAGATAATACGACGAGTAAAATGGTCAAGTGCTTCCTCAACAACAGGGGAGTTCACCTTATTCTTCCACTCAGACCTTTCATGGATAAATCTTGGGCTCTCAAAAAGTTTTCTCTTGGAAGAATTGTTTTCAGATGTTGGTTTGCTTTTGTAAGTAGCAGTTTTCCTCCGCATATCAAAATCCAGAGATAAATAgtgaaaaatgattattaagAACATGGCAGCAGGCAAGTTGACTAAAACTGATGAACTTGTCACTGCAAGTAGAAAGACATCGGTCTTGTGAAAACGGGCACAGAGAAATAGAAGGGTTGTCCAACAAacaaagttaatacatgatacAAATATTGAGAATGTAAATTGGATAATGAATAATGAGCTTTAGTGCTGATTTTCTTGGCCCGAATTAAAGAAAGTTCTAACAACAAGTAAAACACTGTGATGCCAGAAGCAAAATAGAATCGGCCCACACAATTTACAACATCATCGGAACCTCAGCTCCCACAATATAAGCAGACACCACAGGTATGAAGTATTAAAACATAGCAACAAGCATTGATAGATATGATAGTTCGAGTTCAATTCCCTAAGTCATGCCGGAGGAGGGATTAGATCTCGGATTCAAACATGGAAAATAAATTAGATGTTTGATCAAGAAAAGCTATCACAAAATGTTGATGAAATAAGGTAAAAAACAAAGTAAGAATTTGTTCGAGAGTATTTAGTTACAAAGTTACAATAAGCTATATTTTTGGGTAAAATGACAAAACGACTGAAATCAAAGCCAAAATCAAGTTTTTGATCACCAATAATTGGAAGAGAAATTCTTGGAACACAAAAATTGCCCTTTTAGAAATAGCCATTGATATGTGATGTCTGTTTTCCCGAATTCCCCGatatagtttaatatatttgagTTCCAATTACCAGGTATAAACTTTGGTAAAAACGCTCAACGTTCTCGCAGAGGATCATATATGATAATTATCAAACAGAGGCCCTAACCAAGTAACCATCAACTGGTTCGTGAGTAGCCACAGCTCAAGTGACTCAAGCTAATGCTTCTTGAGTAGAAGTGGAAAAGAGCACAACAGAGAAGTCACttaaaaatgagaaaataaaaaaaaaactgaatattTAGCTCCTTGAAAATGAATAACATGAATAAGGGTTCATTAAAGAACGAAGCTTTAAGAAGATGCACCATCATTTCACTTTAACAACAAATCCGAGCCAGAAGAAATTATGCGCCGGAAAATGCTTAATGAGAATCATCATAATGAAACAATCGTCGACTATCCATCTGTCTAGGAAAAAATTTCACCTACATGACATGAAATAGGAGAGCCCCACAACGCACACGACCAAAATGACAATTCGCTTCTTAGCTTCATCGACGAGATCCCTAACGCTCACAGTTGGTATGTGGCTGCTCATTTTCCGACCTCCAAAACCCGCTTACCTTGATCACACCCACCCTAAACCCTCATCCACACTTCAAGTATAAAACTCCAACAAAACCGAAATCAAAGCATCCAATCCGAAGCAATCACATCTTCAAACCACATTCTTCAGGCCATCATCCAACAATCTCCAAAACACGGGGGAATAACTCAGCAATACGAAAGCCAAATCCACCAACTGAATAACTAATTCATGCAAAACAATCAATCAAATGAAGGAAATAATCATTGTCGGTACACAAATGTCCTATACACTTTGGGGGTTAGGGCTCTTATCAAAATcattatttacaatatatataNNNNNNNNNNNNNNNNNNNNNNNNNNNNNNNNNNNNNNNNNNNNNNNNNNNNNNNNNNNNNNNNNNNNNNNNNNNNNNNNNNNNNNNNNNNNNNNNNNNNNNNNNNNNNNNNNNNNNNNNNNNNNNNNNNNNNNNNNNNNNNNNNNNNNNNNNNNNNNNNNNNNNNNNNNNNNNNNNNNNNNNNNNNNNNNNNNNNNNNNNNNNNNNNNNNNNNNNNNNNNNNNNNNNNNNNNNNNNNNNNNNNNNNNNNNNNNNNNNNNNNNNNNNNNNNNNNNNNNNtatatataaacacacacacacacattaacGAGGTGCGTAGGAATTGTAAAGAATCTGATAAAAGGCGTCGGAGTAACAGCTTGGATTTTGTGTGAGAATAAATCCACTGTGGGACAATTTCGTCATTTCACACAAAACATGCTTCATTGTGTAACGCGTGTCGTTAATATTGAAACTCGTGTCATaagtcaaataaattaaaattaattacaaaactaataataataatatatgtacaaagattttatgaataataaattgcaaaaaaaaaaatcatgattaattaattaaattttctctAACATagtcttatatttttaaaatcagtaaaaaaaataagaataaaaaagttaaaaatggAAGTTTAGTGGGAGAAAATTTTGTATTACGGATTGTAAAAGTAAGTGGAAAAAGCAGCatttttcaagattattttattaattaaaattgtaaaaataataactataaaatattgTGATGatatatcaataaaaataaaactcaataaataaatcatacacaCAACTAAAATATGTTTAAcatattgataaaaatataataaaataaatatatattttatatctaaaTTTAAATCCAAAGATTACCCAAAATGACTAAATTAAGTGTATAAAATTTCAATTGTCAGAATCATATAAATCGGAATGATAAGTGAGATTCACTTGTGAGAGTATTGTATTGGTGCTCTAATTCTTGTCAAacactcatgtgagacggtctcacgggtcgtattttgtgagacagatcttttatttgggtcatccatgaaaaatattactttttatgctaagagtattagtttttattatgaatatctgtaggattgaccagtctcacagataaagattcatgagaccgtctcacgataAACCTCCTCCTAATTCTTTCATCACATATTCAAGTTGTTATTTTTGTTGGGACTAACAATTCAGAGGAAACGCCAATATTCTAATTTTCTCTCTAAAgagatatttaaaattcatgaatttcaattaattttattgtttaaataaataactaaattataataataataataataataataataataaaagtaaaatGAATCACTTGAATTTGCTTTAAACGTGGTGGCGTCAGATGTCATCAGCTCTTCTTACAACCGACTCTCAGGAGCAATTTACATATATACCCGTATATTTTAGCTCATCCTCGTACTAAAGCGAAGCAAACTGTAGGGTCAAATTCGGGATTTCATCCCCCACTCCTCTCCACCACCGAATATGAATCGCCGCCTCGACTAAACGCTACAGCGATTCTCTCAAATCTCGTCGATTCCATGGATGCGACCAACGAAGCAGAAGGATTTTTCGACTCAATCAAGCCGCCCCGGCTGGAGGATGCAGGCCTGGAGGATTGCGCGTTGCATCCGGACCTCATAAAGGAGGCTTTTCGCAAAGCCGCATCCGCCGTTAAGTCGGTCATCACAACATCTGACGGAGAGGGTGAATCCGGAGGTCAATGTGTTGATGATCCGTGGGAAGATTCAACGGACGTGGTGATAGGGATTGCGGATGGGATAACTGCTCCTCCTGGAGGCTGCGTCGCCCAGAAAGGCGGTGGATTGACGGAGGCGTCTGGTGATGAGGTGGCAGTTCTTGGTGGGGATCCGAACGAGAAAGGGGACACGGTGGTGGAGCCAGATCTTCCGGCGAGTGGGGATGCTTGCGTCGATGGACTGCAAGGCTTGGAAATTGGGGGAAATGGCCGGGGCATTTTGGGGAAGAAGCTCGTGGATCGAAAAGCTGACGTGGATGAAGAGGACGAGGGCGGAGATAGACCGACTTTAGCGGAAGGT
This window of the Primulina huaijiensis isolate GDHJ02 chromosome 3, ASM1229523v2, whole genome shotgun sequence genome carries:
- the LOC140973290 gene encoding uncharacterized protein isoform X2 — protein: MKLRSELSFWSCALWGSPISCHVVTSSSVLVNLPAAMFLIIIFHYLSLDFDMRRKTATYKSKPTSENNSSKRKLFESPRFIHERSEWKNKVNSPVVEEALDHFTRRIISEWVTDLWYSHITTDRQGPEELVLVMNGVLAEISSRMRNVNLLDLLTRDTINLLCSQLELFRATKTKIEVQQSRFLTIEERDVELKSVLAADNKLHPALFSAEAEHKVLQHVMNGFILFTFKPEDLKCSLFRYITRELLACVVIRPVINLANPRFINERIESLIISANKTAMIGNATRMASQSRVNGSTQVSSEDISESTDPSVNGVELVKLKDQNTKGDRDLDLENTSGTLLSKDPLLSMDTRSTRSWNSLPDIHNCDGRDIQLPRSGEVSGGSPNAFSRKKIDSLAPEHLDNIWEKGRNYRTKGDVDQLADPVQRNSSGVLSNTVELPKQKKNELEAMGGGSLDKGVLNSGYYKHPGDNDTLTKENQASASLHEGEYEDRSLPSEEVESWSSSYSEGEDTSNVTGLDSPAIKVWDAKNKRNFSHIHHPLETLDGHSSIKGKKGHLITKSLHRKKSAKKRSRPSGYNGHLWQEGERTSFLLGDGQDVLNSTDVVDKPGDSSDDSETELSGRAFSEATTSPSLPDASLPINHKLAVNSATNSIIADSFFKLRCEVSGANIVKSGSKTFTVYSISVTNVNNNSWTIKRRFQHFEELHRRLKEFPEYYLHLPPKHFLSTGLDVFVIQERCTLLDRYLKNLLQLPKISCSIEVWDFLSVDSQTYIFSDSLSIIETFPVDLNGTLYEKNKGHKKYAQPVSDPISSTKENFRNENQHSESRIKGNHGCEDSKLKAGDQSLSAKKPEKEVRKASQESNADFKSSEPKNILSATNMERTANGDRRAPLYADDIYGSSDATLPSEWVLPNLSVPLLDLVEAILQLKDGGWIRRKVFWVVKQVLQLGMGDAFDDWLIGKIQLLRHGSVVASGIRRLETLLWPDGIFITKHPRRQRPQLASSVQNSPSDKHSTPCSPQPENVQNMEEIQQKEAERRAKLVYEVMIDKAPAAVVGLVGRKEYEQCSKDLYYFIQSSVFMKQLAFELLQLLLLSAFPELDSVFRKLYDEKESFGELKKN
- the LOC140973294 gene encoding uncharacterized protein; translation: MDATNEAEGFFDSIKPPRLEDAGLEDCALHPDLIKEAFRKAASAVKSVITTSDGEGESGGQCVDDPWEDSTDVVIGIADGITAPPGGCVAQKGGGLTEASGDEVAVLGGDPNEKGDTVVEPDLPASGDACVDGLQGLEIGGNGRGILGKKLVDRKADVDEEDEGGDRPTLAEGYV
- the LOC140973290 gene encoding uncharacterized protein isoform X1, producing MSSHIPTVSVRDLVDEAKKRIVILVVCVVGLSYFMSLTSSSVLVNLPAAMFLIIIFHYLSLDFDMRRKTATYKSKPTSENNSSKRKLFESPRFIHERSEWKNKVNSPVVEEALDHFTRRIISEWVTDLWYSHITTDRQGPEELVLVMNGVLAEISSRMRNVNLLDLLTRDTINLLCSQLELFRATKTKIEVQQSRFLTIEERDVELKSVLAADNKLHPALFSAEAEHKVLQHVMNGFILFTFKPEDLKCSLFRYITRELLACVVIRPVINLANPRFINERIESLIISANKTAMIGNATRMASQSRVNGSTQVSSEDISESTDPSVNGVELVKLKDQNTKGDRDLDLENTSGTLLSKDPLLSMDTRSTRSWNSLPDIHNCDGRDIQLPRSGEVSGGSPNAFSRKKIDSLAPEHLDNIWEKGRNYRTKGDVDQLADPVQRNSSGVLSNTVELPKQKKNELEAMGGGSLDKGVLNSGYYKHPGDNDTLTKENQASASLHEGEYEDRSLPSEEVESWSSSYSEGEDTSNVTGLDSPAIKVWDAKNKRNFSHIHHPLETLDGHSSIKGKKGHLITKSLHRKKSAKKRSRPSGYNGHLWQEGERTSFLLGDGQDVLNSTDVVDKPGDSSDDSETELSGRAFSEATTSPSLPDASLPINHKLAVNSATNSIIADSFFKLRCEVSGANIVKSGSKTFTVYSISVTNVNNNSWTIKRRFQHFEELHRRLKEFPEYYLHLPPKHFLSTGLDVFVIQERCTLLDRYLKNLLQLPKISCSIEVWDFLSVDSQTYIFSDSLSIIETFPVDLNGTLYEKNKGHKKYAQPVSDPISSTKENFRNENQHSESRIKGNHGCEDSKLKAGDQSLSAKKPEKEVRKASQESNADFKSSEPKNILSATNMERTANGDRRAPLYADDIYGSSDATLPSEWVLPNLSVPLLDLVEAILQLKDGGWIRRKVFWVVKQVLQLGMGDAFDDWLIGKIQLLRHGSVVASGIRRLETLLWPDGIFITKHPRRQRPQLASSVQNSPSDKHSTPCSPQPENVQNMEEIQQKEAERRAKLVYEVMIDKAPAAVVGLVGRKEYEQCSKDLYYFIQSSVFMKQLAFELLQLLLLSAFPELDSVFRKLYDEKESFGELKKN